In Candidatus Oleimmundimicrobium sp., a single window of DNA contains:
- a CDS encoding DNA-processing protein DprA, which produces MDEIEPDESTLSIRDAHLQHRPADTSSIGHELDEVRAFLALSTVRGVGQKTLFALAEKGRSFREAVDNGPDETIPRAPGDDKLVNDRRWSAMRLQAIAQGDRLAERLEALGVALLFRHSPGFPPCLLELERPPHWLFVQGSINRLSEPSIAIVGTRKPSTDGHFLVHYIGACLAEWGAPTVSGLAAGIDQLAHEHSLRAGVPTIAVLGTGVLEDYPKGSGRMRDHILATGGTIVSEYLPTTSYSANNFVQRNRLQAALGRILIPAEWQRRSGTAHTVRFATALRRPIACLRLPDWPSNRVAFEPGLGLPGGEIFTVPREQLRFDRFVRAAIGMRLPAQPGQLSLFEDH; this is translated from the coding sequence ATGGACGAGATCGAGCCTGACGAATCCACACTGAGCATCCGTGATGCGCACCTGCAGCACCGACCTGCCGACACGTCGTCCATCGGGCATGAACTGGACGAGGTTCGCGCCTTTCTCGCGCTGTCGACGGTGAGGGGGGTTGGACAGAAAACGTTGTTCGCGCTTGCCGAAAAAGGCCGCTCGTTCCGTGAAGCTGTCGACAACGGGCCGGACGAGACGATTCCACGCGCCCCAGGTGATGACAAGCTTGTCAACGATCGACGCTGGTCAGCGATGCGCCTTCAAGCCATTGCTCAAGGCGATCGTCTCGCTGAGCGATTGGAAGCGCTCGGGGTTGCGCTGCTGTTCCGCCACTCGCCCGGCTTCCCACCGTGTCTGCTGGAGCTGGAGCGGCCGCCACATTGGCTGTTCGTTCAAGGCTCGATCAATCGGCTTAGCGAGCCATCGATCGCGATTGTCGGCACACGAAAGCCGAGCACAGACGGCCACTTCCTGGTGCACTATATCGGCGCTTGTTTGGCCGAGTGGGGTGCACCGACGGTCAGCGGCCTCGCCGCCGGCATTGATCAGCTTGCCCACGAACACTCGCTTCGTGCGGGAGTGCCCACCATCGCCGTTCTCGGCACCGGAGTGCTAGAGGACTATCCCAAGGGATCAGGTCGGATGCGCGACCACATCTTGGCTACCGGTGGTACAATTGTAAGCGAGTATCTCCCCACTACCTCGTACTCCGCCAATAACTTCGTGCAGCGCAACCGGCTTCAAGCTGCTCTCGGACGGATCCTCATTCCGGCCGAATGGCAGCGGCGTAGCGGCACGGCCCACACTGTGCGCTTTGCAACCGCGCTTCGCCGTCCCATCGCCTGCCTTCGCCTTCCTGACTGGCCGAGCAATCGCGTTGCCTTCGAGCCTGGCCTAGGCTTGCCTGGTGGCGAGATCTTCACCGTGCCGCGCGAGCAGCTGCGCTTCGACAGGTTCGTGCGCGCCGCAATCGGTATGCGGTTGCCCGCCCAGCCGGGCCAATTGTCGCTGTTCGAGGATCATTAG